From the Desulfohalovibrio reitneri genome, one window contains:
- a CDS encoding CBS domain-containing protein: MLQRKRAWDVMREDFFAVEEDADLGSVMDGLRERLKEQPEAHLVIVCGRGGRLRGVVTAWDALRTTRACLQRDEELEAAGEKDWEAAFSRACKECREVPVRKLINRDAPIVKPSDQLQVVLDALVESRRNWVVVEEGGKPIGVILIGDLFREITREMTLPR; the protein is encoded by the coding sequence GTGCTGCAGCGTAAACGCGCCTGGGACGTCATGCGCGAGGATTTTTTCGCGGTCGAGGAGGACGCCGATCTCGGCTCTGTCATGGACGGGCTGCGGGAGCGGCTTAAGGAACAGCCCGAGGCGCATCTGGTCATCGTGTGCGGCCGTGGTGGACGGCTGCGCGGCGTGGTCACGGCCTGGGACGCCCTGCGCACCACCCGGGCCTGCCTGCAGCGGGACGAGGAACTGGAGGCGGCCGGGGAGAAGGACTGGGAAGCGGCCTTCTCCCGCGCCTGCAAGGAGTGCCGCGAGGTCCCGGTGCGCAAGCTCATCAATCGCGACGCGCCCATCGTCAAACCCTCGGACCAGCTCCAGGTGGTGCTGGACGCCCTGGTGGAGAGCCGCCGCAACTGGGTGGTGGTGGAGGAGGGCGGCAAGCCCATCGGGGTCATCCTCATCGGCGACCTCTTCCGCGAGATAACCCGCGAAATGACCTTGCCCAGGTAA
- a CDS encoding HD-GYP domain-containing protein, translating to MSKNAVPESLNEEYYQISSDILESFSKYRPPLDIFRFKEDVARIETYYRAGGRLSKEQVEELAELTREGLIFVSRRDHPVYVKHISYQLDLVLVDKNLKEREIADIFIQALTMRLENFMEQPVRALLERLREDVMVLCEYVWNDVHRIRALTRRLHTEHTLAHHSVNCGVMGTALFIRLYADDFNRGAMQRKLFENAVMGLFLHDLGMSKIPVFLRDKTQALSRDEQSKLLSHPGTGYEMLGKLDLKDRPVEQCVMEHHERLDGSGYPQKLKGKDISPLGRLCAVVDSYCAMVTNRPYAPAKEPAQAANELAEDAKHYDSRIARLLQSLIVTGK from the coding sequence ATGTCCAAGAACGCGGTCCCCGAAAGCCTGAACGAGGAATACTACCAGATCAGCTCCGACATTCTGGAGAGCTTCTCCAAGTACCGGCCGCCGCTGGACATCTTCCGCTTCAAGGAGGACGTGGCCCGCATCGAGACCTACTACCGGGCGGGCGGAAGGCTGAGCAAGGAGCAGGTGGAGGAGCTGGCCGAGCTGACCCGCGAGGGGCTCATCTTCGTCTCCCGCCGCGACCACCCCGTCTACGTCAAGCACATCTCCTACCAGCTGGACCTTGTCCTGGTGGACAAGAACCTCAAGGAGCGGGAGATCGCGGACATCTTCATCCAGGCCCTGACCATGCGGCTGGAGAACTTCATGGAGCAGCCGGTGCGGGCCCTGCTGGAAAGGCTGCGCGAGGACGTCATGGTGCTGTGCGAGTACGTCTGGAACGACGTCCACCGCATCCGCGCCCTGACCCGCCGCCTGCACACGGAGCACACCCTGGCCCACCACTCGGTCAACTGCGGGGTGATGGGCACGGCCCTGTTCATCCGCCTCTACGCCGACGACTTCAACCGCGGCGCCATGCAGCGCAAGCTGTTCGAAAACGCGGTCATGGGGCTGTTCCTGCACGACCTGGGCATGTCCAAGATTCCGGTCTTCCTGCGGGACAAGACCCAGGCCCTGAGCCGCGACGAGCAGTCCAAGCTGCTCTCCCACCCCGGCACCGGCTACGAGATGCTGGGCAAGCTGGACCTGAAAGACCGCCCGGTGGAGCAGTGCGTCATGGAGCACCACGAGCGGCTGGACGGCTCCGGCTACCCGCAGAAGCTCAAGGGCAAGGACATCTCCCCCCTGGGCAGGCTGTGCGCCGTGGTGGACTCCTACTGCGCCATGGTCACCAACCGCCCCTACGCCCCGGCCAAGGAACCGGCCCAGGCCGCCAACGAACTGGCCGAGGACGCCAAGCACTACGACAGCCGCATCGCCCGCCTGCTGCAGTCCCTCATCGTCACCGGCAAGTAG
- the pyk gene encoding pyruvate kinase has protein sequence MSRTKIMATLGPASSDRETLAGLIRRGVRLFRLNFSHDDASGFAPLVERLRRLEGEMDAPLTLMQDISGPKLRTRDTGRDLIEVGLRDEVLLGLPETDPGPDVPFLCLDQPEILAGLAVGDAVALSDGMVRFTVARREGEGLVRLRAETEGIIPPRKGVALPGKRLPISAITDKDRRDLAEAAGMVDCVALSYVQGPEDVAEARNILRREGSNAPVLAKLERSEAVRRLEEVVEAADGIMVARGDLGLECRFSKLPAMQKRIIRACNHVCKPVIVATHMLLSMVEGPMPSRAEVTDVANAVLDGADCLMLSEETAIGRSPVQAVEAMREIADEAEGYFFESGTADGADYADDPLDSVLASSARRLAETGDAHALVAHTMSGATARLISATRPSRPIHALTPDDGVRRFLQFSWGVLPRLVEDDGASHLDRAEAFIETEESIPSGARVVLTAGQPKPGMASGPTNVVKIYQK, from the coding sequence ATGTCCCGCACCAAGATCATGGCCACCCTGGGCCCCGCCTCCAGCGACAGGGAGACCCTGGCCGGACTCATCAGGCGCGGGGTGCGCCTCTTCCGCCTCAACTTCTCCCACGACGACGCCTCCGGCTTCGCCCCGCTGGTCGAGCGGCTGCGCCGCCTGGAGGGGGAGATGGACGCCCCCCTGACGCTTATGCAGGACATCTCCGGTCCCAAGCTGCGCACCCGCGACACCGGCCGCGACCTCATCGAGGTTGGGCTGCGCGACGAGGTGCTGCTGGGGCTGCCGGAGACGGACCCCGGCCCGGACGTTCCCTTCCTCTGCCTGGACCAGCCCGAGATTCTGGCCGGGCTGGCCGTCGGCGACGCCGTGGCCCTGTCCGACGGCATGGTGCGCTTCACCGTGGCCCGGCGCGAAGGGGAGGGGCTGGTGCGGCTGCGGGCGGAGACCGAGGGCATCATCCCGCCGCGCAAGGGCGTGGCCCTGCCAGGCAAGCGGCTGCCCATCTCCGCCATCACCGACAAGGACCGCCGCGACCTGGCCGAGGCCGCGGGCATGGTGGACTGCGTGGCCCTGTCCTACGTGCAGGGGCCTGAGGATGTGGCCGAGGCGCGGAACATCCTGCGCCGGGAGGGCTCGAACGCCCCGGTCCTGGCCAAACTGGAGCGGTCCGAGGCGGTGCGGCGTCTGGAGGAGGTCGTGGAGGCGGCGGACGGGATCATGGTGGCCCGGGGCGACCTGGGACTGGAGTGCCGCTTCTCGAAGCTCCCGGCCATGCAGAAACGGATCATCCGCGCTTGCAACCATGTATGCAAACCTGTAATCGTTGCCACGCACATGTTGTTGTCAATGGTCGAAGGCCCCATGCCCAGCCGGGCGGAAGTGACGGACGTGGCCAACGCGGTGCTGGATGGAGCCGACTGCCTGATGCTCTCCGAGGAGACGGCCATCGGCCGCTCGCCGGTGCAGGCGGTGGAGGCCATGCGGGAGATCGCCGACGAGGCGGAAGGGTACTTTTTCGAGTCCGGAACTGCGGACGGCGCGGACTACGCCGACGACCCGCTGGACTCGGTCCTGGCCTCCTCGGCCAGGCGGCTGGCGGAGACCGGCGATGCCCACGCCCTGGTGGCCCACACCATGTCCGGGGCCACGGCCCGGCTCATCTCCGCCACGCGCCCCTCGCGCCCCATCCACGCCCTCACCCCGGATGACGGGGTGCGACGGTTCCTGCAATTTTCCTGGGGGGTTCTGCCCCGGCTGGTGGAGGACGACGGCGCATCCCACCTGGACCGCGCCGAGGCCTTCATTGAGACGGAGGAATCGATCCCTTCGGGGGCGCGGGTGGTGCTGACAGCCGGACAGCCCAAGCCGGGCATGGCCAGCGGCCCCACCAACGTGGTCAAAATCTACCAGAAGTGA
- the mraZ gene encoding division/cell wall cluster transcriptional repressor MraZ: MFRGHSQRSIDPKGRLMLPPEFREVILGDSEEGRFVLAKFDNCVSGYPQSEWERIEAKFAQIKNPGRKVRDFMRFFIGGAQEVALDKQGRVLVPQSMREYAGLDHEVVLVGVGFKFEVWDQAAFQAIESQDFDDVSEDIASTGVELSF; encoded by the coding sequence ATGTTCCGAGGACACAGCCAGCGTAGCATCGACCCCAAGGGGCGACTGATGCTCCCCCCCGAGTTCCGGGAAGTCATCCTGGGCGACTCGGAAGAGGGGCGTTTCGTGCTGGCCAAGTTCGACAACTGCGTCTCCGGCTACCCCCAGAGCGAATGGGAGCGCATCGAGGCCAAGTTCGCCCAGATCAAGAATCCCGGGCGCAAGGTGCGCGACTTCATGCGCTTTTTCATCGGCGGCGCCCAGGAGGTGGCCCTGGACAAACAGGGCCGCGTGCTGGTGCCGCAGTCCATGCGGGAATACGCTGGCCTCGACCACGAGGTGGTCTTGGTCGGCGTGGGCTTCAAGTTCGAAGTCTGGGATCAGGCGGCCTTCCAGGCCATCGAGTCCCAGGACTTCGACGACGTGTCGGAAGACATCGCCTCCACCGGGGTGGAGCTGAGCTTCTGA
- the rsmH gene encoding 16S rRNA (cytosine(1402)-N(4))-methyltransferase RsmH — protein MRHVPVLRDEVVAWLSPRPGGRYLDGTLGLGGHARAVMEAAGGEAELIGLDRDREALQEASANLAEFGDKMVTRHMPYSLFEEALDQAGWDAVDGALLDLGVSSLQLDSADRGFSFLREGPLDMRMDASGGNEPASVLVNTASFDRLRSLIRELGEEPQAGRIARAISRRREERPFESTLDLAEVVESAYPAKWRRTARMHPATRTFQALRMAVNDELGQLREFLDRVPERLKPGGRVAVISFHSLEDRMVKRAFREEARECVCPPRQPVCTCEKKVRLKVLTKKPVTAGEAEAEANPRARSAKLRVAEGVAHG, from the coding sequence ATGCGCCACGTGCCCGTCCTGCGAGACGAGGTTGTCGCCTGGCTTTCGCCCCGGCCCGGCGGCAGATACCTCGACGGAACGTTGGGGCTTGGGGGACATGCCCGGGCCGTCATGGAGGCGGCCGGGGGGGAGGCCGAACTCATCGGCCTGGACCGGGACCGGGAGGCGTTGCAAGAAGCGTCGGCCAATCTGGCCGAATTTGGAGACAAGATGGTCACGAGGCACATGCCCTACAGCCTCTTCGAAGAGGCCCTGGACCAAGCCGGTTGGGACGCCGTGGACGGCGCCCTGCTGGACCTGGGCGTGTCCTCGCTGCAACTGGACTCCGCCGACCGGGGCTTCAGCTTCCTCCGTGAGGGGCCGCTGGACATGCGCATGGACGCCTCCGGGGGCAACGAGCCCGCCTCCGTGCTGGTCAACACCGCCTCCTTCGACCGCTTGCGCTCCCTCATCCGCGAACTGGGCGAGGAGCCCCAGGCCGGGCGCATCGCCCGGGCCATATCCCGCCGCCGCGAGGAACGTCCCTTCGAGTCCACCCTTGACCTGGCCGAAGTCGTGGAGTCCGCCTATCCCGCCAAGTGGCGGCGCACCGCGAGGATGCATCCGGCCACCCGCACCTTTCAGGCCCTGCGCATGGCGGTCAACGACGAGCTGGGCCAGCTCCGCGAATTTCTGGACCGCGTCCCCGAGCGGCTCAAGCCCGGCGGCCGGGTGGCGGTCATTTCCTTCCACTCCCTTGAGGACCGCATGGTCAAGCGCGCCTTCCGCGAGGAGGCCCGCGAGTGCGTCTGCCCGCCGCGCCAGCCTGTCTGCACCTGCGAAAAGAAGGTGCGGCTGAAAGTGCTGACCAAGAAGCCAGTCACCGCAGGCGAGGCGGAGGCCGAGGCCAACCCCAGGGCGCGCAGTGCCAAGCTGCGGGTGGCCGAGGGGGTGGCCCATGGCTGA
- a CDS encoding penicillin-binding transpeptidase domain-containing protein, which translates to MSSRRAPDKLERGNRAAPKSRTPAATGKRAASGSRWRLVAVAVLLGLAWLGLWGRAGWVMLGQGPQLAERARHQHLVHENERGDRGDILDRNGRPLARAVRFHSVYARGSEVADPAGAARALAPVLDEPATKLRSRMASSSGFVWLARQVGDKAAAKVGELALPGIHLVYERGRLYPNNHLAGQVLGFVGVDGKGLEGVERALNDTLTPREAEVVVQRDAAGNRLGDAVEEGALDGEDVRLTIDAQVQDLAESALARAVRLHNARWGVCLVVEVDSGEILALANHPFFNPNIFRGGSPEGWRNRAALDVFEPGSTLKPFLLAAALQEGTVETSETIFCEEGKWRLHGETIRDTHEYADLNPEEVLRYSSNIGAAKIGLELGAMKYHRYLERLGFGRPTGVRLPGESRGLVRPPVSWNEIDMAAISFGQGLGVTALQLARGYLALAADGVARPLKLVRGEHGVSGRGERVFSPEVARTVREWMIGVVEEDGTGQRARIEGMRVGGKTGTAQKASAEGGYGAGRVASFAGFFPGGDPEYLVLSVVDEPHPATYGGVVAAPVVREVAVGTLAGFRRLPSGAVAASGPDDPSAGVAVEHAKAARRSVAADGPDVPDLRGLPLRRAVEILASRGIVPVLSGRGTAVEGQQPAPGADWPGGGQPFTLRLAGYAES; encoded by the coding sequence ATGAGTTCCCGCCGCGCCCCAGACAAATTGGAGCGCGGCAACCGCGCCGCGCCAAAGTCCCGCACCCCGGCCGCCACGGGCAAGCGCGCCGCCTCGGGCAGCCGCTGGCGGCTGGTGGCCGTGGCCGTGCTGCTGGGGCTGGCCTGGCTGGGGCTGTGGGGCCGCGCTGGCTGGGTCATGCTGGGCCAGGGGCCGCAATTGGCCGAGCGGGCCCGCCACCAGCACCTGGTGCACGAGAACGAGCGCGGCGACCGGGGCGATATCCTCGACCGCAACGGCCGCCCCCTGGCCAGGGCGGTGCGTTTCCATTCCGTCTACGCCCGGGGCTCGGAAGTGGCCGATCCCGCCGGAGCGGCCCGGGCCCTGGCCCCGGTTCTGGACGAACCCGCGACCAAGCTCCGCTCCCGCATGGCCTCCTCCTCCGGCTTCGTCTGGCTGGCGCGGCAGGTGGGGGACAAGGCAGCGGCCAAGGTGGGCGAGCTGGCCCTGCCCGGCATCCATCTGGTTTACGAGCGCGGCCGCCTCTACCCCAACAACCACCTCGCCGGGCAGGTGCTCGGCTTTGTGGGTGTTGACGGCAAGGGACTGGAAGGCGTGGAGCGCGCCCTCAACGACACCCTGACCCCGCGCGAGGCCGAGGTGGTGGTGCAGCGCGACGCCGCTGGCAATCGCCTGGGCGACGCGGTGGAGGAAGGCGCCCTGGACGGCGAGGACGTGCGGCTGACCATCGACGCCCAGGTGCAGGACCTGGCCGAGTCCGCCCTGGCGCGGGCGGTTCGGCTGCACAACGCCCGCTGGGGCGTCTGTCTGGTGGTGGAAGTGGACTCGGGCGAAATCCTGGCCCTGGCCAACCATCCCTTCTTCAATCCCAACATTTTCCGCGGCGGCTCGCCCGAAGGCTGGCGCAACCGCGCCGCCCTGGACGTGTTCGAGCCCGGCTCCACCCTCAAGCCCTTCCTCCTGGCCGCGGCCCTGCAGGAGGGCACGGTGGAGACCTCGGAAACCATTTTCTGCGAAGAGGGCAAGTGGCGGCTCCACGGCGAGACCATCCGCGACACCCACGAGTACGCCGACCTCAACCCGGAGGAAGTCCTGCGCTATTCCTCCAACATCGGCGCGGCCAAGATCGGCCTGGAACTGGGCGCCATGAAGTACCACCGCTATCTGGAGCGCCTGGGCTTCGGCCGTCCCACCGGGGTGCGGCTGCCCGGCGAGAGCCGGGGACTCGTGCGGCCGCCCGTGTCCTGGAACGAGATCGATATGGCGGCCATCTCCTTTGGCCAGGGCCTGGGGGTGACCGCCCTGCAACTGGCCCGGGGCTACCTGGCCCTGGCGGCGGACGGCGTGGCCCGGCCCCTGAAGCTGGTCAGGGGCGAACACGGCGTGTCCGGCCGGGGCGAGCGCGTGTTCAGCCCCGAGGTGGCCCGCACCGTGCGGGAATGGATGATCGGCGTGGTGGAGGAGGACGGCACCGGACAGCGGGCGCGCATCGAGGGCATGCGGGTCGGCGGCAAGACGGGCACCGCCCAGAAGGCCTCGGCCGAGGGCGGCTACGGCGCGGGCCGGGTGGCCTCCTTCGCCGGGTTCTTCCCCGGTGGCGATCCCGAATACCTCGTGCTCAGCGTGGTGGACGAACCCCATCCGGCGACGTATGGGGGGGTGGTGGCCGCGCCGGTTGTGCGCGAGGTGGCGGTCGGCACCCTTGCCGGGTTCCGCCGCCTGCCCAGCGGCGCGGTGGCCGCCTCCGGACCGGACGATCCGTCCGCCGGGGTGGCTGTGGAGCATGCCAAGGCGGCCCGCCGTTCGGTGGCGGCCGACGGACCCGACGTACCCGATCTTCGAGGACTTCCCCTGCGACGCGCCGTGGAGATTCTGGCCTCGCGCGGCATCGTGCCCGTGCTCAGCGGCCGGGGCACCGCCGTGGAAGGCCAGCAACCCGCGCCCGGCGCGGATTGGCCCGGCGGGGGACAACCATTCACTCTGCGTTTGGCAGGCTATGCGGAATCCTGA
- a CDS encoding UDP-N-acetylmuramoyl-L-alanyl-D-glutamate--2,6-diaminopimelate ligase has product MAATVNRNWAELLGRVADGLMVWTHSGRVRPGDVFVALPGSKVDGSAFIPQALENGAAYVVARDATNFPEGASAKLILRDDPRQALGELARAYFKTHLHPFKLIGVTGTNGKTTVSYLVEYLMAANSRRVGVLGTINYRWPGVVLESQLTTPDCWKTHELLANMARSDVEAVVMEVSSHALDQKRVAGLSFDVAVMTNLTQDHLDYHKDMDDYFAAKSKLFTEYLAPDGRAVLNYDDAACRGLLRGMEGAVGFGLSAAPHGNFETLKGELISSTASGLRLAMENSGRTWQINSPLVGRHNAENLLAAQAAALKLGLGPRSMKVLDNFYGVPGRLERVPNDRGLDVFVDYAHTPDALRNVLSSIKALDVNKLLVVFGCGGDRDRTKRPLMGQAVCEYADVAVLTSDNPRTEEPGRIMDDTFEGMGDCPRVVREEDRYEAIRLALREMLPGDALVVAGKGHELYQQIGDLKFPFSDAKVVREILECA; this is encoded by the coding sequence ATGGCGGCGACCGTTAACAGAAATTGGGCCGAACTGCTGGGCCGGGTGGCGGACGGACTGATGGTCTGGACACACTCCGGGCGTGTGCGGCCGGGCGACGTGTTCGTGGCCCTGCCGGGCAGCAAGGTGGACGGCTCCGCCTTCATCCCCCAGGCCCTGGAGAACGGCGCGGCCTACGTGGTGGCCCGCGACGCCACCAACTTCCCCGAGGGCGCCTCCGCCAAGCTCATTCTGCGCGACGACCCGCGCCAGGCCCTCGGCGAGCTGGCCCGGGCCTATTTCAAGACGCACCTGCACCCCTTCAAACTCATCGGCGTCACCGGCACCAACGGCAAGACCACGGTCTCCTACCTTGTGGAGTATCTCATGGCGGCCAACAGCCGCCGGGTGGGGGTGCTGGGTACCATCAACTACCGCTGGCCCGGCGTGGTGCTGGAGTCGCAGCTGACCACTCCGGACTGCTGGAAGACCCACGAACTGCTGGCCAACATGGCTCGCTCCGACGTGGAGGCGGTGGTCATGGAGGTTTCCTCCCACGCCCTGGACCAGAAGCGGGTGGCCGGGCTTTCCTTCGACGTGGCCGTGATGACCAACCTGACCCAGGACCATCTGGACTACCACAAGGACATGGACGACTACTTCGCGGCCAAGTCCAAGCTGTTCACCGAGTACCTGGCCCCGGACGGCCGGGCGGTGCTGAACTACGACGACGCCGCCTGCCGCGGCCTGCTGCGGGGGATGGAGGGCGCCGTGGGCTTTGGGCTCTCGGCCGCGCCCCACGGCAACTTCGAAACCCTCAAGGGCGAGCTGATTTCCTCCACCGCCTCCGGCCTGCGGCTGGCCATGGAGAACTCCGGCCGCACCTGGCAGATCAATTCCCCGCTGGTGGGCCGGCACAACGCCGAGAACCTGCTGGCCGCCCAGGCCGCGGCCCTGAAGCTGGGGCTGGGGCCGCGATCCATGAAGGTGCTGGATAATTTCTACGGCGTGCCGGGCAGACTGGAGCGTGTACCCAACGACCGGGGCCTGGACGTCTTTGTGGACTACGCCCACACCCCCGACGCCCTGCGCAACGTGCTGTCCTCCATCAAGGCCCTGGACGTGAACAAGCTGCTGGTGGTCTTCGGCTGCGGCGGCGACCGCGACCGCACCAAGCGCCCCCTCATGGGCCAGGCGGTCTGCGAGTACGCGGACGTGGCCGTGCTGACCTCTGACAACCCCCGCACCGAGGAGCCGGGGCGGATCATGGACGACACCTTCGAGGGCATGGGCGACTGTCCCCGCGTGGTGCGGGAGGAGGATCGCTACGAGGCCATCCGGCTGGCCCTGCGCGAGATGCTTCCTGGCGACGCCCTGGTGGTGGCCGGAAAGGGGCACGAACTCTACCAGCAGATCGGGGACCTCAAGTTCCCCTTCTCGGACGCCAAGGTGGTCAGGGAGATTCTGGAATGCGCCTGA
- a CDS encoding UDP-N-acetylmuramoyl-tripeptide--D-alanyl-D-alanine ligase, whose amino-acid sequence MRLSLDRIAAATGAVGELPEPSPEVVGVCTDSRMVEPGQLFVCLPGSRFDGHYFAADAAAKGAAAILSQMPLPDVTDTPVLFVTDTVAALGKLAAAWRAQTRAKVTAVTGSAGKTTLKEMLAQVLSRHMDVAKNYKNFNNQIGLPLTILAATGEEGAWVLELGISKPGDMAELAPVARPDVAVIHNVGPAHLEGLGDLAGVARAKAELLGSLKAGGTAIVSRDYPELLAAAGEYDVRLTTISALDESADFSCFFLGPSQDGEGGLFRFTRRGGETVEAELPYLGSHLAENMAAVAAAADAHGLSLDENVAGLAEPVCVEQRFQRRRLGDFEIIDDSYNANPLSVAVAVDCAASLAGGRGCPLVLVLGDMLELGGGEEAAHEELGRRLAECSGQAVIYRGGQAEAVRRGLAGAKTLAEVETGEDFLRAWRDLGIEGGVVLFKGSRSCRMEELHQALCRELARREDET is encoded by the coding sequence ATGCGCCTGAGTTTGGACCGCATAGCAGCGGCCACCGGCGCGGTGGGCGAACTGCCGGAACCCTCTCCGGAGGTGGTCGGCGTGTGCACCGACTCCCGCATGGTGGAGCCGGGCCAGCTCTTCGTCTGCCTGCCGGGCAGCCGCTTCGACGGCCACTATTTCGCGGCCGACGCCGCGGCAAAGGGCGCGGCGGCCATCCTCTCCCAGATGCCCCTGCCCGACGTCACGGACACGCCGGTGCTCTTCGTCACCGACACGGTGGCCGCCCTTGGGAAACTGGCCGCCGCTTGGCGGGCGCAGACCCGGGCCAAGGTCACGGCCGTGACCGGCTCGGCCGGCAAGACCACCCTCAAGGAGATGCTGGCCCAGGTGCTGTCCAGGCACATGGACGTGGCCAAAAACTACAAGAATTTCAACAACCAGATCGGCCTGCCCCTGACCATCCTGGCCGCCACCGGCGAGGAGGGGGCCTGGGTGCTGGAGCTGGGCATCTCCAAGCCCGGCGACATGGCGGAACTGGCCCCTGTGGCCCGGCCGGACGTGGCCGTCATCCACAACGTGGGCCCTGCCCATCTGGAAGGCCTGGGCGACCTGGCCGGGGTGGCCCGGGCCAAGGCGGAACTGCTGGGCTCCCTCAAGGCGGGGGGGACGGCCATCGTCTCCCGCGACTACCCCGAGCTTTTGGCCGCCGCCGGTGAGTACGACGTGCGGCTGACCACCATCTCCGCCCTGGACGAGTCCGCCGATTTCAGTTGCTTCTTCCTCGGCCCCTCGCAAGACGGGGAGGGCGGCCTGTTCCGCTTCACCCGGCGCGGCGGCGAAACCGTGGAGGCGGAGCTGCCCTACCTCGGCTCCCATCTGGCCGAGAACATGGCCGCCGTGGCTGCGGCCGCCGACGCCCACGGCCTGTCCCTGGACGAGAACGTGGCCGGGCTGGCCGAGCCGGTATGCGTTGAGCAGCGTTTCCAGCGCCGCCGCCTGGGCGATTTCGAGATCATCGACGATTCCTACAACGCCAACCCGCTCTCCGTGGCAGTGGCCGTGGATTGCGCCGCCTCCCTGGCCGGCGGCCGGGGCTGCCCCCTGGTGCTGGTGCTGGGCGACATGCTGGAACTCGGCGGCGGCGAGGAAGCGGCGCACGAGGAACTTGGACGACGGCTGGCCGAATGCTCCGGCCAAGCGGTCATCTACCGGGGCGGCCAGGCCGAAGCCGTGCGGCGCGGCCTGGCCGGGGCCAAGACCCTGGCCGAGGTGGAGACCGGGGAGGATTTCCTGCGCGCTTGGCGCGATCTGGGAATCGAGGGTGGAGTGGTGCTTTTCAAGGGCTCCCGCTCCTGCCGCATGGAGGAACTGCACCAGGCCCTGTGCCGTGAGCTTGCCCGCCGGGAGGACGAGACGTGA
- the mraY gene encoding phospho-N-acetylmuramoyl-pentapeptide-transferase has protein sequence MIYNLLYPLSDQIGVFNVFRYITFRSIYAFLTALVIAIFVGPMIIRWLQKLKFGQYIQEDVAAHRSKAGTPTMGGILIMAGTLPATLLWADLTNSHIWLTLLVFVGFGAVGFWDDYLKVCRKMNKGLSAKVKFLAQVLVASLAMALLVGDPAYSTKLAVPFFKDILPNLFIFYIPFAVLVMVGSSNGVNLTDGLDGLAIVPTVVAAVVFGIFVYVAGNVKLAEYLQVPYVVGVGEAAVFCSALLGAGLGFLWYNAYPAQVFMGDVGSLALGGSLGFVSVLAKQELLLLVVGGLFVIETLSVIVQVGYFKMTGGKRIFRMAPLHHHFEMKGIPESKIIIRFWIISVLFALVALSTLKLR, from the coding sequence GTGATATACAACCTGCTGTACCCCCTCTCGGACCAGATAGGCGTATTCAACGTCTTTCGCTACATCACCTTCCGGTCCATCTACGCCTTTCTCACGGCGCTGGTCATCGCCATTTTCGTGGGGCCGATGATCATCCGCTGGCTGCAGAAGCTCAAGTTCGGCCAGTACATCCAGGAGGACGTGGCCGCCCACCGCTCCAAGGCGGGCACCCCCACCATGGGCGGCATCCTCATCATGGCCGGGACCCTGCCCGCCACCCTGTTGTGGGCGGACCTGACCAACTCCCACATCTGGCTCACCCTGCTGGTCTTCGTGGGCTTCGGCGCGGTGGGCTTCTGGGACGACTACCTCAAGGTCTGCCGCAAGATGAACAAGGGGCTGTCGGCCAAGGTCAAGTTCCTGGCGCAGGTGCTGGTGGCCTCTCTGGCCATGGCCCTGCTGGTGGGCGACCCGGCCTACTCCACCAAGCTGGCCGTGCCTTTTTTCAAGGATATTCTGCCCAACCTCTTCATCTTCTACATCCCCTTCGCCGTTCTGGTCATGGTGGGGTCCTCCAACGGGGTCAACCTCACCGACGGCCTGGACGGGCTGGCCATCGTGCCCACGGTGGTGGCCGCGGTGGTTTTCGGCATCTTCGTCTACGTGGCGGGCAACGTGAAGTTGGCCGAGTACCTCCAGGTGCCCTACGTGGTCGGGGTGGGGGAGGCGGCCGTGTTCTGTTCGGCCCTGCTGGGCGCGGGGCTGGGATTCCTCTGGTATAACGCCTACCCCGCCCAGGTATTCATGGGCGACGTGGGCTCGCTGGCCCTGGGCGGCTCCCTGGGCTTCGTCTCGGTGCTGGCCAAGCAGGAACTGCTCCTGCTGGTTGTCGGCGGCCTGTTCGTCATCGAGACCCTCTCGGTCATCGTGCAGGTGGGCTACTTCAAGATGACGGGCGGCAAGCGAATATTCCGCATGGCCCCGCTGCACCACCATTTCGAGATGAAGGGCATCCCCGAGTCGAAAATCATCATCCGTTTCTGGATCATCTCCGTGCTCTTCGCCCTGGTGGCCCTGAGCACGCTGAAACTGCGCTAG